The following proteins are encoded in a genomic region of Diabrotica virgifera virgifera chromosome 1, PGI_DIABVI_V3a:
- the LOC126879133 gene encoding phospholipase A1-like, which produces MFLKKLFGVVLCLFVTARLSSADLGDITSPVDPGKANINEEEVEFIIYQNSETTGFQKLAVGQTVSIGEEKDIRIIIHGYAENPDLDWVVKMKDAFLSKGYVVIVVDWSKAAVNYELGADNVKQLGLYVGQFIIASGLEISKIEIVGSCLGAHAAGHAGKYIREQTPQQVPKIFALDTAAKKFELPEVPEQNRLSRNDAIYVVLIHTDCKQWGYKAPIGLVDFYVNGGNVQPGCVVVGVDEDVCSHVRANYVFIESIMTEVQADEVTVVIKDGLVISTPVDPSTSRTATFGEQVEQLVVPGSFVLQTQAVSPFLQTTAKL; this is translated from the exons ATCTTGGTGACATAACGTCTCCAGTTGACCCCGGAAAAGCAAATATCAATGAGGAAGAAGTAGAATttataatttatcaaaattctgAAACTACGGGTTTCCAAAAGCTAGCAGTCGGGCAAACAGTAAGTATTGGCGAAGAAAAAGATATCAGAATAATCATCCATGGTTATGCCGAGAATCCAGACTTAGATTGGGTAGTGAAAATGAAGGATGCTTTCTTATCTAAAGGTTACGTTGTCATCGTTGTTGACTGGTCCAAAGCTGCAGTTAACTACGAACTTGGTGCTGATAATGTTAAACAACTCGGCCTATATGTTGGACAGTTTATTATTGCTAGTGGACTAGAAATTAGTAAAATTGAAATCGTTG gatcTTGCTTGGGAGCACATGCCGCAGGTCATGCTGGCAAATACATTCGTGAGCAAACGCCACAGCAAGTGCCCAAGATATTTGCTTTAGATACTGCAGCTAAGAAATTTGAACTTCCAGAAGTACCAGAACAGAATAGATTGTCAAGAAACGATGCTATCTACGTGGTACTGATTCACACAGATTGCAAACAATGGGGCTATAAAGCACCTATCGGTTTGGTCGATTTCTATGTTAATGGAGGCAATGTTCAACCTGGATGCGTTGTTGTCGGTGTAGATGAAG ATGTCTGCAGTCATGTTCGAGCTAACTATGTGTTTATCGAGTCTATTATGACTGAAGTTCAAGCTGACGAGGTTACCGTCGTTATTAAGGATGGACTGGTAATTTCTACGCCAGTAGATCCAAGCACCTCGAGAACTGCCACGTTTGGGGAACAAGTAGAACAACTAGTTGTGCCTGGTAGTTTTGTTCTTCAAACTCAGGCCGTTTCACCATTCCTGCAAACAACTGCAAAACTGTAA